A genomic window from Sparus aurata chromosome 4, fSpaAur1.1, whole genome shotgun sequence includes:
- the LOC115580001 gene encoding uncharacterized protein K02A2.6-like has product MSSTVIPTVFEEEDLNNGLLTIPKYSHSDLMQAQRDDSIIGKVISLLESGSNIPAGFKADSSDLHLILKEWKRLELKDDLLYRKRFSGTESIMQFVLPEALRSTVLQNLHDNMGHLGMERTVELVRSRFYWPRMASDVERKIKMCERCVRRKAPPDKAAPLVNIQTTRPLELVCMDFLSLEPDSKNTKDILVITDHFTKYAVAIPTRDQKASTVARCLWEHFLVHYGFPERLHSDQGRDFESHTIRELCFLLGIRKVRTSPYHPRGNPVERYNRTLLSMLGTLKNREKTHWRDFVKPLTHAYNCTKNDVTGFSPYELMFGRQPRLPVDIAFGLPVTNKQTLSHSHYVKTLKSHLKESYEVATKNSRQVAEKNKRRFDKVIRESTLDVGDRVLVRNLRLRSKHKLADRWEPTVYVVTKRMGDLPVYTLKPEKEDGPLRTLHRDLLLPCGFLSQAEEEEPERISKPHRPQTRQSVIQAEANDSIQEDDDDEVCYQFEPSQEIKETHFIKIYDTPILKPGKQKEELGKPGREPDKHLPEMSTGAPHLPGSPSMERPSDGEPSPESPERENESESNESNVEHGVTADEPPGSEETDHEAGDSLFNQPPSMPDNTLADGSDLPGMSSMQTESQNVAETEMRDQVDEQPVTVTQSNDSDLSQSIRRSERLRQPPKRLDYSQLGSPLVTVVRSLFQGLSEAFIDSLNNDNNWSQSQAFGMTTPIVE; this is encoded by the coding sequence ATGTCTTCCACGGTCATTCCTACTGTCTTTGAGGAGGAAGATCTAAACAACGGTCTTCTAACAATTCCCAAGTACAGTCATTCTGATCTCATGCAGGCACAAAGAGACGATTCTATCATTGGTAAAGTCATCAGCCTATTAGAATCAGGAAGTAACATACCTGCTGGCTTCAAAGCCGACTCCTCTGACCTCCATTTGATCTTGAAGGAATGGAAGCGTCTTGAGCTTAAAGATGACCTTCTTTACCGGAAGCGTTTTTCTGGAACTGAATCCATCATGCAGTTCGTCCTCCCTGAGGCCCTCAGGTCCACTGTGTTGCAAAATCTTCATGACAATATGGGCCATCTAGGGATGGAGCGGACAGTAGAGCTTGTAAGGTCTCGTTTCTATTGGCCGAGGATGGCCTCAGACGTCGAAAGAAAGATAAAGATGTGTGAGAGATGTGTCCGCAGAAAAGCCCCACCTGATAAGGCGGCGCCGCTTGTAAACATCCAGACCACCAGGCCCTTGGAGCTCGTATGCATGGACTTCCTCTCATTAGAGCCTGATAGCAAGAACACAAAAGACATATTAGTGATCACGGACCACTTTACTAAGTACGCGGTGGCCATCCCCACAAGAGATCAAAAAGCTAGCACTGTAGCGAGGTGCCTGTGGGAACATTTCCTTGTGCACTACGGGTTCCCAGAGAGGTTGCACAGTGACCAAGGGAGAGATTTCGAGTCGCATACCATCCGAGAACTGTGTTTCCTTCTAGGCATACGAAAGGTGAGAACCAGCCCGTATCACCCGAGAGGGAACCCGGTAGAGCGCTACAACCGAACTCTACTTAGTATGTTGGGTACAttgaagaacagagagaaaaccCACTGGCGTGACTTTGTGAAGCCCCTCACACATGCTTATAACTGCACAAAAAATGATGTTACAGGCTTCTCCCCGTACGAGCTAATGTTTGGAAGACAGCCACGGCTGCCTGTGGATATTGCTTTTGGACTACCAGTTACCAACAAACAGACCCTCTCACATTCGCACTATGTGAAAACCTTGAAAAGTCATCTCAAGGAAAGCTACGAGGTAGCTACCAAGAACTCTCGCCAAGTGGctgagaaaaacaagagaaggTTTGACAAGGTTATCCGTGAGTCCACATTGGATGTTGGAGACCGGGTCTTAGTCCGAAATCTTCGTCTCAGAAGTAAACACAAACTGGCAGACCGTTGGGAGCCAACAGTGTACGTAGTCACCAAGAGGATGGGAGACTTGCCTGTGTATACATTGAAACCAGAGAAAGAAGATGGTCCCCTGAGAACGCTGCACAGAGATCTTTTGCTCCCTTGTGGTTTCCTTTCGCAGGCGGAAGAGGAGGAGCCTGAGCGTATCAGTAAACCACATAGACCACAAACTCGACAAAGTGTCATTCAAGCTGAGGCAAACGACTCGATCcaagaggatgatgatgatgaagtctgTTATCAGTTTGAACCATCGCAAGAGATAAAAGAGACACATTTCATCAAGATATATGACACACCAATACTGAAACCAggaaaacaaaaggaggaaCTTGGGAAACCTGGAAGAGAACCTGACAAACACTTACCGGAAATGTCCACTGGAGCCCCACACTTACCTGGAAGTCCGTCCATGGAGAGGCCAAGTGATGGAGAGCCCAGCCCAGAATCAcctgaaagagaaaatgaaagtgaatCAAATGAATCAAATGTCGAACATGGAGTCACAGCAGATGAGCCGCCTGGTAGTGAAGAAACTGACCATGAGGCAGGAGACAGCCTCTTTAACCAGCCTCCATCCATGCCAGATAACACCTTGGCGGATGGGTCAGACCTACCTGGAATGAGCTCCATGCAGACAGAAAGTCAAAACGTGGCTGAAACAGAGATGAGAGACCAGGTTGATGAGCAACCAGTGACTGTGACTCAAAGCAATGACTCAGACCTGTCGCAGTCCATACGGAGATCTGAGAGACTTCGTCAGCCACCAAAAAGACTTGACTATTCTCAGTTAGGCAGTCCATTAGTCACAGTCGTTCGATCACTTTTCCAAGGGTTAAGTGAAGCCTTTATTGATTCCCtgaataatgacaataattggTCCCAGAGTCAAGCTTTTGGAATGACCACTCCTATTGTAGAGTAG